One genomic window of Magnolia sinica isolate HGM2019 chromosome 3, MsV1, whole genome shotgun sequence includes the following:
- the LOC131241153 gene encoding 3-deoxy-manno-octulosonate cytidylyltransferase, mitochondrial isoform X3, translated as MDSARLAGWSGISSRGRGIRRNFPPPIWQIPEPSSRHHPCPLCVLPFPRQTPRPYPRQTHDPVVATDDEKIAECCRGFGADVIMTSESCRNGTERCNEALQKLEKKYDIVVNIQGDEPLLEPEIIDGVVQALQGAPDAVFSTAVTSLKPEDGTDPNRVKCVVDKHGYAIYFSRGLIPYNKSGKVNPQFPYLLHLGIQSYDSKFLKIYPQLPPTHLQLEEDLEQLKVLENGYKMKVIKVDHDAHGVDAPEDVEKIEMLMRERNIS; from the exons ATGGATAGTGCACGGCTTGCTGGCTGGAGCGGCATTAGCAGCCGCGGCAGGGGCATACGCCGTAATTTCCCTCCGCCAATCTGGCAAATTCCGGAGCCGAGTAGTCGGCATCATCCCTGCCCGCTTTGCGTCCTCCCGTTTCCAAGGCAAACCCCTCGTCCAtatcctcggcaaacccatgatccAG TGGTGGCAACAGATGATGAAAAGATTGCAGAATGCTGTCGAGGTTTCGGGGCTGATGTCATAATGACATCGGAATCTTGTCGAAATG GCACCGAGCGCTGCAATGAGGCGCTTCAAAAGCTTGAGAAGAAGTATGACATTGTTGTCAATATTCAGGGCGACGAGCCTCTTCTCGAACCTGAGATAATAGATGGTGTTGTTCAAGCTCTTCAG GGTGCACCAGATGCAGTGTTTAGCACTGCTGTCACATCCTTAAAACCTGAAGATGGAACTGATCCAAACCGAGTGAAATGTGTGGTGGACAAGCATGGTTATGCCATCTACTTTTCAAGGGGCCTGATCCCATATAATAA GTCAGGGAAAGTCAATCCACAGTTCCCATATTTACTTCATCTTGGTATTCAG AGCTATGATTCAAAGTTTCTAAAGATATACCCACAGCTTCCTCCTACCCACCTGCAGTTAGAAGAAGATCTAGAACAGCTTAAAGTTCTTGAGAATGGCTACAAGATGAAG GTAATCAAGGTTGACCACGATGCCCATGGTGTGGACGCTCCAGAAGATGTTGAAAAGATAGAAATGCTGATGCGAGAAAGAAATATCAGTTAA
- the LOC131241153 gene encoding 3-deoxy-manno-octulosonate cytidylyltransferase, mitochondrial isoform X1, which produces MAICSSASGSESGKGWIVHGLLAGAALAAAAGAYAVISLRQSGKFRSRVVGIIPARFASSRFQGKPLVHILGKPMIQRTWERAKLATMLDHVVVATDDEKIAECCRGFGADVIMTSESCRNGTERCNEALQKLEKKYDIVVNIQGDEPLLEPEIIDGVVQALQGAPDAVFSTAVTSLKPEDGTDPNRVKCVVDKHGYAIYFSRGLIPYNKSGKVNPQFPYLLHLGIQSYDSKFLKIYPQLPPTHLQLEEDLEQLKVLENGYKMKVIKVDHDAHGVDAPEDVEKIEMLMRERNIS; this is translated from the exons ATGGCGATCTGTTCATCTGCGTCTGGATCTGAGAGCGGCAAGGGATGGATAGTGCACGGCTTGCTGGCTGGAGCGGCATTAGCAGCCGCGGCAGGGGCATACGCCGTAATTTCCCTCCGCCAATCTGGCAAATTCCGGAGCCGAGTAGTCGGCATCATCCCTGCCCGCTTTGCGTCCTCCCGTTTCCAAGGCAAACCCCTCGTCCAtatcctcggcaaacccatgatccAG AGAACGTGGGAGAGAGCAAAGTTGGCCACAATGTTGGACCATGTCG TGGTGGCAACAGATGATGAAAAGATTGCAGAATGCTGTCGAGGTTTCGGGGCTGATGTCATAATGACATCGGAATCTTGTCGAAATG GCACCGAGCGCTGCAATGAGGCGCTTCAAAAGCTTGAGAAGAAGTATGACATTGTTGTCAATATTCAGGGCGACGAGCCTCTTCTCGAACCTGAGATAATAGATGGTGTTGTTCAAGCTCTTCAG GGTGCACCAGATGCAGTGTTTAGCACTGCTGTCACATCCTTAAAACCTGAAGATGGAACTGATCCAAACCGAGTGAAATGTGTGGTGGACAAGCATGGTTATGCCATCTACTTTTCAAGGGGCCTGATCCCATATAATAA GTCAGGGAAAGTCAATCCACAGTTCCCATATTTACTTCATCTTGGTATTCAG AGCTATGATTCAAAGTTTCTAAAGATATACCCACAGCTTCCTCCTACCCACCTGCAGTTAGAAGAAGATCTAGAACAGCTTAAAGTTCTTGAGAATGGCTACAAGATGAAG GTAATCAAGGTTGACCACGATGCCCATGGTGTGGACGCTCCAGAAGATGTTGAAAAGATAGAAATGCTGATGCGAGAAAGAAATATCAGTTAA
- the LOC131241153 gene encoding 3-deoxy-manno-octulosonate cytidylyltransferase, mitochondrial isoform X2 — MDSARLAGWSGISSRGRGIRRNFPPPIWQIPEPSSRHHPCPLCVLPFPRQTPRPYPRQTHDPENVGESKVGHNVGPCRYLLAPVVATDDEKIAECCRGFGADVIMTSESCRNGTERCNEALQKLEKKYDIVVNIQGDEPLLEPEIIDGVVQALQGAPDAVFSTAVTSLKPEDGTDPNRVKCVVDKHGYAIYFSRGLIPYNKSGKVNPQFPYLLHLGIQSYDSKFLKIYPQLPPTHLQLEEDLEQLKVLENGYKMKVIKVDHDAHGVDAPEDVEKIEMLMRERNIS, encoded by the exons ATGGATAGTGCACGGCTTGCTGGCTGGAGCGGCATTAGCAGCCGCGGCAGGGGCATACGCCGTAATTTCCCTCCGCCAATCTGGCAAATTCCGGAGCCGAGTAGTCGGCATCATCCCTGCCCGCTTTGCGTCCTCCCGTTTCCAAGGCAAACCCCTCGTCCAtatcctcggcaaacccatgatccAG AGAACGTGGGAGAGAGCAAAGTTGGCCACAATGTTGGACCATGTCG TTATCTTCTTGCACCAGTGGTGGCAACAGATGATGAAAAGATTGCAGAATGCTGTCGAGGTTTCGGGGCTGATGTCATAATGACATCGGAATCTTGTCGAAATG GCACCGAGCGCTGCAATGAGGCGCTTCAAAAGCTTGAGAAGAAGTATGACATTGTTGTCAATATTCAGGGCGACGAGCCTCTTCTCGAACCTGAGATAATAGATGGTGTTGTTCAAGCTCTTCAG GGTGCACCAGATGCAGTGTTTAGCACTGCTGTCACATCCTTAAAACCTGAAGATGGAACTGATCCAAACCGAGTGAAATGTGTGGTGGACAAGCATGGTTATGCCATCTACTTTTCAAGGGGCCTGATCCCATATAATAA GTCAGGGAAAGTCAATCCACAGTTCCCATATTTACTTCATCTTGGTATTCAG AGCTATGATTCAAAGTTTCTAAAGATATACCCACAGCTTCCTCCTACCCACCTGCAGTTAGAAGAAGATCTAGAACAGCTTAAAGTTCTTGAGAATGGCTACAAGATGAAG GTAATCAAGGTTGACCACGATGCCCATGGTGTGGACGCTCCAGAAGATGTTGAAAAGATAGAAATGCTGATGCGAGAAAGAAATATCAGTTAA